The Coffea arabica cultivar ET-39 chromosome 1e, Coffea Arabica ET-39 HiFi, whole genome shotgun sequence genome has a window encoding:
- the LOC140016239 gene encoding uncharacterized protein has protein sequence MLPKVLIDNGSALNICPWSTLVKLGLQDVKLKLLETVVRGFDGAQRESIGEVNLVVEIGPAQFQIACQVMHFPSVYNVLLGRPWIHSSGAVPSSLHQVLKFVVNDQLITIFAEEDCIVIADSEPEKDSDRNASVSSYRAADIVSVSWVV, from the coding sequence ATGTTGCCTAAAGTACTGATTGACAATGGATCTGCTCTCAATATTTGTCCTTGGAGCACGTTGGTGAAGTTAGGGCTACAAGATGTCAAATTGAAACTCTTAGAGACCGTAGTTAGAGGATTCGACGGAGCCCAAAGGGAGTCCATAGGAGAAGTAAATTTGGTGGTTGAAATAGGGCCCGCTCAATTTCAGATAGCCTGCCAAGTTATGCACTTTCCCAGTGTTTATAATGTTTTACTCGGACGGCCGTGGATTCATAGCTCTGGCGCTGTGCCCTCTTCCTTGCATCAAGTATTGAAATTCGTGGTGAACGACCAGCTGATAACCATTTTTGCTGAAGAAGATTGCATTGTAATTGCCGATTCTGAGCCTGAGAAGGATAGTGACCGAAATGCCTCTGTGTCTTCCTATCGTGCAGCTGATATTGTCTCCGTGAGTTGGGTGGTatag